Sequence from the Nocardia cyriacigeorgica GUH-2 genome:
GAGTCGTCGCGACGCCACCACGCGACCCCGAACCCGTCGGCATTGATCGTGCCGCCGCCACGCATGTCTCGCGGGGCCCAGGCCTGGGTGCGCAGGGCATGCACGCCGCGGGTGAGCAGGTCGCCGACCGGAGCGGCGGGCCCCACGTACGCAAGATGTCTACACATGGGCCGATCCGCCGCTCATGCTGCTTCCCCCGGCCGGAGATCGCGGGCCAGGCGGAAACCGGCGAAGATCTGCCTGCGGATCGGGTGGTCCCAGTTGCGGAAGGTGGCGCGGCATGCCACCGGATCGGTGCCGAAGGAACCGCCGCGCAGGACGCGGTAATCACCGTCGAAGAAGACCTCGGAGTACTCGCGGTAGGGGAAGGCGCGGAACCCCGGGTAGCCGTCGAAGCGGGAGGCGGTCCACTCCCAGACATCACCGATCAGCTGGTGCACGCCCGCCGGCGTCGCGCCCGCGGGGTAGGCGCCGACATCGGCCGGCTCCAGATGGCGCTGGCCCAGATTGGCGTGCGCGGCATCGGGTTCGGTCTCGCCCCACGGGTAGCGGCGCGAGCGGCCGGTGCCGGAGTCGTAGCGGGCGGCCTTCTCCCATTCGGCCTCGGTGGGCAGGCGTTTACCCGCCCAGCGGGCGTAGGCCTCGGCCTCGAACCAGCACACGTGCACCACCGGCTGATGCGGACGCAACGGCGTCAGCACGCCGAATACCCGCCGCCACCATGTGCCGTCCGTATCGCGCTCCCAGAACTGCGGCGCCACCAGATCCGCCTCGAGGCGATGCGACCAGCCGCGGTCGGACCACAGCTCGGGACGCTCGTAGCCGCCGTCGGCGATGAAGGCCAGGTACTGCTCGTTGGTGACGGGCGCGGCGTCGATGGCGAAGCCCGGCACATGCGCCAGATGCGCGGGCCGCTCGTTGTCGAGCGCCCACGGGTCGGTGGAGGTGCCCATGGTGAACTGCCCGGCCGGGATGATCACCTCGCCGGTCACCGCGGCGGTGCCGGTGGGCGCGGCAGGAGCCGACAGCACCGGTGCGCCGGCCCGCAACTGGTGGGTGGCCAGCATCGTTTCGTCGTGCTGCTGCTCGTGCTGGGCGATCATGCCGAAAGCGAACCCACCCTCGACCAGCGGTGTGCCGCGCAAGCTGCTGCGCTCCAGCACATCCCACACCTTCTCGCGCACCGTGCCGACGTACGCGCGGGCCTGGCTCGGATTCAGCAACGGCAGCGACGGACGGTTGGCGCGCGCGTGTTTGAACGCGTCGTAGAGCTCATCGATATCGGCGCGCACCGGCTCGCGGCCGCCGACGTCACGCACCAGCCACAGTTCTTCCTGATTGCCGATATGGGCCAGATCCCATACCAGCGGGCTCATCAGCCGCGAATGTTGCGCGACGAGTTCGGCTTCGTCCAGGCAGTCGGTAAGCGCGGCGCTGCGCGCTCGGGCCCGGTTCAGCGTCTCCGCGATGCGGGAACGGAGCTGTTCGGTCTCGGCTGTGTCCTCGGCGGGCAAGTGGATGGTCACGATGGAACTCCGTGTGCTGGTCGGTCGATGATTGTCAGGGCACGCGATGCGCGTGGCAGCGGCTCTACCAGGCCGTCGGCATGCGGAATGGGCGTGGATGCGGGACTCACGACATGGGCGCCGACGCTGTCGAGCTCGCGAGGCCGCCCGCTCATGGGGCGCTCCCGGATTCGGGCGGGCCCGGCTGCCGGGCACTGCGACAGCGCTGTGCGGCGGCGTGGATGGCTTCGGCGGCAGTGGGGGTCGCGGCATGGGTGGCCGCGGCGTCGAGTAAGTCGGTGGCGGCGGATCGGATCTCGGGGTCGGCCAGGCCGCAGCGGGCGGCGTCGAGCCAGCGTCCTGCCGTCGGGGCGGCGATGGTCGTGGCTTCGGCGACCACGGCCTGGGTCGACATCAACGCATCGATGACGTCGATCGGGACCGTCCAGCTCTGTTCCGGCTGCGCGTCGAGGTAGCGGACCTCGAGATGCCCGGACGGCCGGACCGGCGGGAACATGGTGGTCAGGTGGTAGTCGAGATCGCTGCGGTCGGGACGGCGGCCGATCTCGTCGTCCAGGGCGCCGGAGAGCCAGTCGGCGAAGGTGGCGCCGGGCGGGGCGGCCCAGGAGCAGTCGGCCGGGGCCGACCCGGCCTCCGGCTCACGGGACCGCACACACAACAGCGGCGCGTCCAACGCCCAGCGGGCATAACCGGCGATCGGATCGGCCCAGTCCTCGACCGGAGGGCGGGTCCGGGAATGGTCGAGCCGCAACCAGGTGCGCATGCGCTGCGAAGCCCACTCCCCCGCCGGTGCGCCGCGCAGTTCGGGTGAACACGCGAAGGCGGCCAATAAGGCGGGGCCGATGGCGTACAGGGCGGTCCAGCGCGCGCCGACCTCGGCAGGATCGGCGCCCGCGTCGACGCTGATCTGCGTCGCGGCGGTATTGCACATCATGAGTTTGCCGAACGGACCGAGACTGGCCAGATAGCGCTCCATGGCCTGATAGCGGGGCAGCCGCAGCACGCGGCGGGCGCGGCGGCCGGCATCGGCGGCGGCGGAAACCATGCCCACACACTGGGTTTCGAGGAGTTTGCGCAGCATCTCGGTGTCGGCACGCAGCTGCGCGGCAAGCTCTTCGGCGGAGGGATACGGTGCGCTGGACAGTTCGATCTGACCGCCGGGTTCGATGGTGACCCGGCTGCCACCCGGCAGCGCGAGCGCGGGCGAATCGGGGGCGATGGACCGTGGCGCGTACGGTCCGAGGGCATCCGCCAGCAGGTCGAGCGGCGGACGCGGAGCGGCCGTCGGGCCTGACGCCGGACACTCACCGTGTGTGGTGAGCCATTCGAGTTCGGCGCCGATCAGCCCGGGCGGGCCGAGTTTGAAGCAGACGCCACCGATGTAGGCCTCCGCCGCCGCGCGGGAGGACAGCTCCCGGTCGGCGGCGATCGGCCCCGCCTGCCTGCGCTCGAGGGTGACCGCCATGCTCGACCTCCAGGTGATTGCGGTGCGCGGTGGATCTGCGGCGCGTGGATCGTCGGGTTGTTCGGTGCTGCGGTAGGGCGTGGGATCTGGCGTGTGGGTGTCGCGGCGTCGCTGCCGGTGGATTCCAGGGTAGCCAGGGGTACCGACAAGTAATCGCGAAGCGAGCGGCCGATCGAACCGATATCGTCGTCGGCATGCTGAATGAGCAGCGGATACGGGCGGACACCCCCGGCGTCGGAGACGGTCTGGTCTTCCTCGACAGCGCGGGATCGTCGCTGCCGCCGCGGGTGGTCACCGATACCGTCATCGCCCATCTGCGCCGGGAGGCCGAGGTCGGCGGCTATCGCGCGGCCAACGAACGGCTCGACGATCTGGCCGCGGTCAAGCGGTCGATCGCCACGCTCATCAACGCCACACCGGCGAGCATCGCGCTCAGCGACAGCGCCACCCGGTCCTGGGCCGATTTCTTCTACTCGGTCCCGCTCGGTCCGGGCGACCGCATCCTGATCTCGGGTTCCGACTACGCCAGCAACGCCATCGCCGCCCTCCAACGGGCCCGCGCCACCGGCGCCACCGTCGAGCACATCCCCAGCGATCCCACCGGCCAACTCGACCTCGACGCCTTCGCCGCCCAGGTCGACGACCGGGTGAAGCTGGTGTCACTGCTGCACGCGCCGACCAACGGCGGCCTGGTCAATCCGGCCGCCGAGGCCACCCGGATCGCGCACGACGCCGGTGCGCTGGTGCTGCTGGACGCCTGCCAGTCCGCCGGGCAGATCCCGCTCGACGTCGCCGAACTCGGTGTGGACGCGCTGTCGGCCACCGGACGCAAGTGGTTGCGCGGCCCGCGCGGCACCGGATTCCTGTACGTGCGTCCAGAATTGGCCGCGTCCATGGAGCCCGAGCGCCTGGACCTGCACAGTGCGGAGTGGACCGCCCCCGACGCCTACCGCCTCGCCCCCGACGCGAGCCGCTTCGAATTCTGGGAACACGACGTGGCTGCCCGGCTCGGCCTCGGCGCCGCCGTCGACTACCTGCTCGAACTCGGGCCCGAGCAGGTCTACGCCGCGATCGCCGCCCGTGCGGAATACCTGCGCAAGGGCCTGGCCGAGATCGCCGGCGTAACGGTGCGCGATCTCGGGATCCGGCACAGCGGGATCGTGTCGTTCACCGTCGATGCGGTGGCCCCGATCGAGGTGCGGGATCGGCTGGCCGCCCAGGACATCACCGTCACCGTCAGCCACCGCAGCTCGACGCTGCTGGACATGACCGGCCGCGCGCTCGACGCCGTGGTGCGCGCCTCGCCGCACTGTTTCGTCGGCTTCGACGAATTGGACCGGTTCCTCGCCGCCGTCGCGGAACTCTGACGGGCGCCGGCGATGTCGCAGCGTGAGCTGATCGTCCTCGGCACCGCGAGCCAGGTGCCGACCAAACAGCGCAACCACAACGGCTACCTGCTGCGGTGGGGCGCCGAGGGCATCCTGTTCGATCCGGGCGAAGGCACGCAGCGGCAGATGATCCACGCCGGTGTGTCGGTCACCGACCTCACTCGGATCGCCATCACCCATTTCCACGGCGACCACTGTCTCGGACTGGCGGGAGTGGTGCAGCGGATCAATCTGGACAAGGTGCCGCATCCGATCAACGCCTACTATCCGGCCTCCGGCGAGCAGTACTTCGAGCGGCTGTGCGAGGCCGGCGTCTACTACCGCACCGTCGAACTGAACCGGCATCCGATCGCCGAACCGGGCCCACTCGACGCGCCGGGCGCGCCGTTCCATCTCACCGCGGCCCGGCTCTCGCATCCGGTGGAGGCCTTCGGCTACCGCATCACCGAACCCGACGGCCATCGCATCCGACCGGAGCGGCTCGAGGCCATCGGGCTGCATGGGCCCGCGGTGGGCCGGTTGCAGCGCGACGGCCGCATCGACTGGCACGGCCGCACGGTCACCCTGGACGAGGTGAGCATGCGCCGTCCCGGACAGAGTGTCGCCTTCGTCATGGACACCCGGTTGTGCCCGGCCGTGTACGAACTCGCCGCCGGGGTGGACATGCTCGTCATCGAGGCCACCTTCCTCGACGCCGACGCCGGGCTCGCAGAGGAGTACGGCCACCTCACCGCCGGCCAGGCGGCCCGGGTGGCAGCCGAGGCGGGCGTGCGCACCCTGGTACTGACCCATTTCTCGCAGCGCTACCGCACCCTCGACGAACACTTCACCGAGGCGGCAAAGGAATTCGACGGAACCATCGTCATCGCCGAAGACCTGGCCCGGATCCCGCTGCCACCGCGCCGCTAGCCGCATACCGCTCGCCCCAAGGGAATTCGCGCAGCGGAATCGGACATCGCGCACCGTCGGCGTGTTCGGTGCGCGCCACGCCGAGGCGGCGCGCGCCGGGCTCGCGGCAGACCGGGCTACTATCCCTGAGCCGGTCGGCGGCGACGCCGCCCAACCGGCGCAGGCGGTGCGGCGGGGTTCAGGCGCGCGGTTCAGGGGCGGCCGATCGGACAACCCGCGACGCACCCGCCATTTCATGCGTGAATGTGGCGCTGACCAGCGCACACACGGAGGGGGTTAACGCGAGGCTCGAACAGCGGGATAGTTGAGGCAGGTCGGTTGGCGGCCCCGTGTGGCCGGTGAGGAGCGGGTGCGTTGAGCAGGTTCACCGAGGAGATGTACGCGACGGCGCGCGAGACCACGCGCGGGCTGGTGACCGGGGAACCGGATGCACCGCTGCGGCAGACGTGGGGCGAGATCCATCGGATCGCGCGGCGCATGGCGGGCGGTCTGGCCGCCGCCGGAATCGGCCACGGCGACGCGGTCGGGGTGCTGGCCGGCATGCCGGTCGATATCGCACCCGCCTGTCAGGGCGTGTGGATGCGCGGCGCCTCGATCACCATGCTGCATCAGCCGACCCCGCGCACCGATCTGGCGGTCTGGGCCCGTGATACCGAAACCGTGCTGAGCATGATCGAGGCGCGGGCGGTGATCCTCGGTGCACCGTTCGAGGCGGCTGAGCCGCTGCTGCGTGAGCGCGGCATCGCCGTGGTTCGGGTCGACCAGTTACGCGACGGCGAGGACACCGAGCCGCTGCCCACCGACGAGGCCGATATCGCGTTGCAACAACTGACTTCGGGCTCCACCGGTTCGCCCAAGGCCGTGCGGATCACCCATGAGAACTTCTTCGTCAACGCCTACGCCATGTTCAACCGGGTGAAGTTCCAGCTCGACAATGACGTGATGGTCAGCTGGCTGCCGCTGTTCCACGATATGGGCATGGTCGGATTCCTCAGCGTGCCGATGCAATTCGGCGCCGAGGTGGTCTGCGTGACGCCGATGGATTTCCTGCAGCGGCCGATCCTGTGGGCCGAGCTGATCGACAAATATCGCGGCACCGTCACCGCCGCACCGAATTTCGCGTACTCGCTGCTGGCGCGCCGACTCGATCAGGCCGAAGGGTCGACGCTGGACCTGAGCTGCGTGCGCTATATGTGGAACGGCGCCGAACCGGTCGATCCGGACACCATGGAAAAGCTCGCCGCCGCCGGGCAACGCTTCGGGCTCAATCCGATGGCGCTCACCCCGGTCTACGGGATGGCCGAAACCACCCTCGCGGTGTCGATTCCCGATCCCGGGCACGGCCAGGTGCTCGACGTGGTCGACGCCGATCTGCTCGAAGCCCTCGGCAAGGCCGTTCCGGTGCATGATCAGCACTCCCACCACGGCAATATCCGCAGGCTGCCGACGCTGGGCTATCTGGTCGACGACCTGGAGGGCCGCATCGTCGACGCCGAACGTCAGCCGCTGCCGACCCGGTCGGTGGGCGTGATCGAATTGCGTGGCCCCGCCGTCACTTCCGGATATGTGACCGTCGAAGGTTTCCGCTCGGCCCAGGACGCCGACGGCTGGCTCGACACCGGCGATATCGGTTACTTCACCGAAGAAGGGCTGATCGTGGTGTGCGGCCGGATCAAGGACGTGATCATCATGGCCGGCCGCAACATCTTCCCCACCGATATCGAACGGGCCGCGATGCGCGTCAAGGGCGTGCGTCCCGGCAACGCGGTCGCGGTGCGGTTGGACGCCGGGCAGAAGCGGGAGAGTTTCGCGGTGGTGGTGGAAAGCAACGATCACCACAACCCCGACGAGGTCAAACGCATCGAACGCGAGATCGTGCACGCGGTGTTCTCCGAGGTGGGCGTGCGCCCGCGCACGGTCGCGGTACTCGGCCCCGGCGCTCTGCCGAAGACGTCATCGGGCAAGCTGCGCCGCGCCGCCACCGCCGTGCACCTGCACTAATGCAGCTGGTTCTGCGCGGTCTCCAGCCCAACCCGCAGCAGTAGCTCCACGGCATCGGCGGCCTGCTCGACGAGCACCGGCACCTCTTTGCGCTCCGGCGCGGAGAACGGCTTGAGCACGTAATCCGCCGGATCCTGCCTGCCGGGCGGGCGGCCGATGCCGATGCGGGTGCGCAGATAGTCCTTGGTGGTCAGCGCCTGGGACACCGAGCGCAGGCCGTTGTGCCCGCCTTCGCCACCGCCGCGCTTGAGCCGGATCGCGCCGAACGGCAGATCGAGTTCGTCGTGCACGACGATCACCTCGGTCGCCGGGACCGAGAAGAACCGGGCCAGCGCCGCCACCGGACGGCCGGACAGGTTCATATAGGAGCGTGGCTTGGCGATCAGCACCTGACGGCCGTCGAGCCGGGCCGTGAGCAGATCGGCGCCGGACTTCTTGTGCACGCTGAAACGGCCGCCGACGCGCTCGGCGAGCACGTCGGCGACCAGAAAGCCCACATTGTGCCTGGTGCGCTCGTACTCGGGCCCGGGGTTACCGAGCCCGACGACGAGCGCGGGCGTGGA
This genomic interval carries:
- the pth gene encoding aminoacyl-tRNA hydrolase, with amino-acid sequence MTDSTPALVVGLGNPGPEYERTRHNVGFLVADVLAERVGGRFSVHKKSGADLLTARLDGRQVLIAKPRSYMNLSGRPVAALARFFSVPATEVIVVHDELDLPFGAIRLKRGGGEGGHNGLRSVSQALTTKDYLRTRIGIGRPPGRQDPADYVLKPFSAPERKEVPVLVEQAADAVELLLRVGLETAQNQLH
- a CDS encoding aminotransferase class V-fold PLP-dependent enzyme — translated: MLNEQRIRADTPGVGDGLVFLDSAGSSLPPRVVTDTVIAHLRREAEVGGYRAANERLDDLAAVKRSIATLINATPASIALSDSATRSWADFFYSVPLGPGDRILISGSDYASNAIAALQRARATGATVEHIPSDPTGQLDLDAFAAQVDDRVKLVSLLHAPTNGGLVNPAAEATRIAHDAGALVLLDACQSAGQIPLDVAELGVDALSATGRKWLRGPRGTGFLYVRPELAASMEPERLDLHSAEWTAPDAYRLAPDASRFEFWEHDVAARLGLGAAVDYLLELGPEQVYAAIAARAEYLRKGLAEIAGVTVRDLGIRHSGIVSFTVDAVAPIEVRDRLAAQDITVTVSHRSSTLLDMTGRALDAVVRASPHCFVGFDELDRFLAAVAEL
- a CDS encoding fatty acyl-AMP ligase, whose protein sequence is MSRFTEEMYATARETTRGLVTGEPDAPLRQTWGEIHRIARRMAGGLAAAGIGHGDAVGVLAGMPVDIAPACQGVWMRGASITMLHQPTPRTDLAVWARDTETVLSMIEARAVILGAPFEAAEPLLRERGIAVVRVDQLRDGEDTEPLPTDEADIALQQLTSGSTGSPKAVRITHENFFVNAYAMFNRVKFQLDNDVMVSWLPLFHDMGMVGFLSVPMQFGAEVVCVTPMDFLQRPILWAELIDKYRGTVTAAPNFAYSLLARRLDQAEGSTLDLSCVRYMWNGAEPVDPDTMEKLAAAGQRFGLNPMALTPVYGMAETTLAVSIPDPGHGQVLDVVDADLLEALGKAVPVHDQHSHHGNIRRLPTLGYLVDDLEGRIVDAERQPLPTRSVGVIELRGPAVTSGYVTVEGFRSAQDADGWLDTGDIGYFTEEGLIVVCGRIKDVIIMAGRNIFPTDIERAAMRVKGVRPGNAVAVRLDAGQKRESFAVVVESNDHHNPDEVKRIEREIVHAVFSEVGVRPRTVAVLGPGALPKTSSGKLRRAATAVHLH
- a CDS encoding ribonuclease Z, translating into MSQRELIVLGTASQVPTKQRNHNGYLLRWGAEGILFDPGEGTQRQMIHAGVSVTDLTRIAITHFHGDHCLGLAGVVQRINLDKVPHPINAYYPASGEQYFERLCEAGVYYRTVELNRHPIAEPGPLDAPGAPFHLTAARLSHPVEAFGYRITEPDGHRIRPERLEAIGLHGPAVGRLQRDGRIDWHGRTVTLDEVSMRRPGQSVAFVMDTRLCPAVYELAAGVDMLVIEATFLDADAGLAEEYGHLTAGQAARVAAEAGVRTLVLTHFSQRYRTLDEHFTEAAKEFDGTIVIAEDLARIPLPPRR
- the egtB gene encoding ergothioneine biosynthesis protein EgtB, which translates into the protein MTIHLPAEDTAETEQLRSRIAETLNRARARSAALTDCLDEAELVAQHSRLMSPLVWDLAHIGNQEELWLVRDVGGREPVRADIDELYDAFKHARANRPSLPLLNPSQARAYVGTVREKVWDVLERSSLRGTPLVEGGFAFGMIAQHEQQHDETMLATHQLRAGAPVLSAPAAPTGTAAVTGEVIIPAGQFTMGTSTDPWALDNERPAHLAHVPGFAIDAAPVTNEQYLAFIADGGYERPELWSDRGWSHRLEADLVAPQFWERDTDGTWWRRVFGVLTPLRPHQPVVHVCWFEAEAYARWAGKRLPTEAEWEKAARYDSGTGRSRRYPWGETEPDAAHANLGQRHLEPADVGAYPAGATPAGVHQLIGDVWEWTASRFDGYPGFRAFPYREYSEVFFDGDYRVLRGGSFGTDPVACRATFRNWDHPIRRQIFAGFRLARDLRPGEAA
- the egtA gene encoding ergothioneine biosynthesis glutamate--cysteine ligase EgtA; amino-acid sequence: MAVTLERRQAGPIAADRELSSRAAAEAYIGGVCFKLGPPGLIGAELEWLTTHGECPASGPTAAPRPPLDLLADALGPYAPRSIAPDSPALALPGGSRVTIEPGGQIELSSAPYPSAEELAAQLRADTEMLRKLLETQCVGMVSAAADAGRRARRVLRLPRYQAMERYLASLGPFGKLMMCNTAATQISVDAGADPAEVGARWTALYAIGPALLAAFACSPELRGAPAGEWASQRMRTWLRLDHSRTRPPVEDWADPIAGYARWALDAPLLCVRSREPEAGSAPADCSWAAPPGATFADWLSGALDDEIGRRPDRSDLDYHLTTMFPPVRPSGHLEVRYLDAQPEQSWTVPIDVIDALMSTQAVVAEATTIAAPTAGRWLDAARCGLADPEIRSAATDLLDAAATHAATPTAAEAIHAAAQRCRSARQPGPPESGSAP